The following are encoded together in the Onychostoma macrolepis isolate SWU-2019 chromosome 03, ASM1243209v1, whole genome shotgun sequence genome:
- the itgb3a gene encoding integrin beta-3a isoform X1: protein MGLNLIEVWVPVLLLVSIAAGSNICTSKGVSTCKECLSIHPTCAWCAQEIFGKGGSSLSRCDLRDSLIQSGCGVKFIEFPVSSMRILEDVPLSDKAGGSDDITQIQPQKIHLTLRPDDSKKFTVTVKQAADYPVDLYYLMDMTNTMKDDLQKLYTLGNGLASALRGVTSNLRMGFGAFVDKPLSPYMYIYPEEVIQNPCYKFPEPCPPQFGYRNVLSLTEQVERFTEEVKKQKVSRNRDAPEGGFDAIMQAVVCKDKIGWRPDASHLLIFTSDDRSHLALDARLAGIVQPHDGECHINHNNEYDKSTILDYPSLGMITDKLSENNINLIFAVTSSMVQLYRNYSELIPGSAVGTLSRDSGNVVQLILDAYAKIRSKVELELLGVPDELSLFINATCLGGEVIAGVKSCAGLKIGDMVSFSIEAKLHSCPKEKSRTFMVKPMGFKDTLQVTVDFACECNCQQSSVPASPSCHHGNGTLECGVCLCDPGRLGSRCECAEGEYKPTQQDRCSPDPAAPVCSGRGDCVCSQCACRSSNFGKVWGPYCECDDFSCLRSKGQICSGNGECNCGTCHCSPGWSGESCDCSTRTDACMGSGGMLCSGRGHCVCGVCECTQLGAYGSTCEKCPTCPDACTIKKECVECKHYKRGDLYEKNCNHVCRDEIVLVDELVFHEKNSVNCSYKDEDDCVQNFQYYEDASGKSFLYLVKEPDCPKGPDALVVSLSVTGAILLLGLAALLVWKLLVSIHDRHEFAKFQEEKARAKWEAANNPLYKGATSTFQNVAYRGS from the exons ATGGGACTGAATTTGATAGAAGTTTGGGTGCCAGTTTTACTTCTAGTTTCCATAGCTGCGG GCTCTAACATTTGCACTTCCAAAGGAGTGAGTACCTGTAAAGAATGTTTGTCGATACATCCGACCTGTGCCTGGTGCGCTCAGgag ATCTTTGGAAAGGGAGGCTCGAGTTTGTCCCGTTGTGATCTCAGAGACAGTCTCATTCAGTCTGGTTGTGGCGTGAAGTTTATTGAGTTTCCAGTAAGCAGCATGAGGATATTAGAGGACGTACCCTTGAGCGACAAGGCAGGGGGTTCAGATGATATCACTCAGATCCAACCACAAAAAATCCACCTGACCCTCAGGCCAG ACGATTCAAAGAAATTCACAGTCACTGTGAAGCAAGCAGCTGATTACCCAGTGGACCTGTACTACCTGATGGATATGACCAATACAATGAAGGACGACCTGCAGAAGCTTTATACACTGGGCAATGGTCTGGCCAGTGCTTTACGGGGTGTCACCAGTAATCTGCGCATGGGATTTGGAGCTTTTGTAGACAAACCGCTCTCACCTTACATGTACATTTACCCTGAAGAAGTCATCCAGAATCCTTGTTATAA GTTTCCTGAACCCTGCCCACCGCAGTTCGGCTATCGTAACGTACTGTCTCTGACGGAGCAGGTAGAGCGCTTCACAGAGGAAGTGAAGAAGCAGAAAGTGTCCAGAAACAGAGATGCCCCTGAGGGTGGATTTGATGCTATCATGCAAGCAGTAGTATGCAAG GACAAAATTGGATGGAGGCCTGATGCATCTCATTTGCTGATCTTCACAAGTGATGACCGAAGTCACTTGGCTTTGGATGCCAGGCTGGCTGGAATCGTCCAGCCCCATGATGGAGAGTGCCATATCAACCACAACAATGAATATGACAAGTCCACTATACTG gACTATCCTTCACTTGGTATGATCACGGACAAATTATCTGAGAATAACATCAACCTCATCTTTGCTGTAACCAGTTCTATGGTGCAACTATATCGC AACTACAGTGAACTGATTCCTGGCTCTGCGGTCGGAACGCTCTCTAGAGACTCTGGAAACGTTGTGCAGCTCATTCTGGATGCATATGCG AAGATCAGGTCTAAGGTTGAGCTGGAGCTGCTGGGTGTGCCGGATGAGTTATCTCTGTTCATCAACGCAACATGCCTGGGTGGAGAGGTCATTGCTGGCGTCAAGTCTTGCGCTGGACTCAAAATTGGAGATATG GTTTCATTTAGCATTGAGGCAAAACTTCACAGCTGCCCCAAAGAGAAGAGCCGGACCTTCATGGTGAAGCCAATGGGCTTTAAAGACACCCTCCAGGTGACTGTGGACTTTGCTTGTGAATGTAACTGTCAGCAGTCCTCCGTGCCCGCCAGCCCATCCTGTCACCATGGGAACGGTACCCTGGAGTGTGGCGTGTGCCTGTGCGACCCGGGCCGACTGGGCTCTCGCTGTGAGTGCGCCGAGGGTGAATATAAACCCACCCAACAAGACAGATGCAGCCCTGACCCAGCAGCGCCAGTTTGTAGTGGGCGCGGAGACTGTGTGTGCAGCCAGTGTGCCTGTCGCTCCAGTAATTTTGGGAAGGTTTGGGGCCCGTACTGTGAATGTGATGACTTCAGCTGCCTCCGTTCCAAAGGACAAATATGTTCAG GTAATGGCGAGTGCAACTGTGGCACCTGTCACTGTAGCCCTGGATGGTCCGGCGAGAGCTGTGACTGTTCGACCCGCACAGACGCCTGCATGGGGAGCGGAGGAATGCTGTGTAGTGGCCGTGGCCACTGTGTGTGTGGCGTCTGTGAGTGCACACAGCTAGGAGCCTATGGATCAACCTGTGAGAAGTGTCCCACCTGCCCAGACGCCTGCACAATCAaaaa GGAGTGTGTGGAGTGTAAACATTATAAGAGAGGGGATCTGTATGAGAAGAACTGCAATCACGTCTGCAGAGATGAGATTGTGCTGGTGGATGAGCTGG TCTTTCATGAGAAGAACTCGGTGAACTGCAGCTACAAGGATGAGGACGACTGCGTTCAGAACTTCCAGTATTATGAGGATGCCAGTGGAAAATCCTTCCTCTATCTTGTTAAAGAACCAG ATTGCCCTAAGGGTCCTGATGCCTTGGTGGTCTCTCTTTCGGTCACCGGTGCAATCCTGCTGCTGGGACTGGCTGCCCTCTTGGTGTGGAAGCTTCTGGTCAGCATTCATGACCGTCATGAATTTGCCAAGTTTCAGGAGGAAAAAGCCAGGGCTAAGTGGGAAGCG
- the itgb3a gene encoding integrin beta-3a isoform X2: MRILEDVPLSDKAGGSDDITQIQPQKIHLTLRPDDSKKFTVTVKQAADYPVDLYYLMDMTNTMKDDLQKLYTLGNGLASALRGVTSNLRMGFGAFVDKPLSPYMYIYPEEVIQNPCYKFPEPCPPQFGYRNVLSLTEQVERFTEEVKKQKVSRNRDAPEGGFDAIMQAVVCKDKIGWRPDASHLLIFTSDDRSHLALDARLAGIVQPHDGECHINHNNEYDKSTILDYPSLGMITDKLSENNINLIFAVTSSMVQLYRNYSELIPGSAVGTLSRDSGNVVQLILDAYAKIRSKVELELLGVPDELSLFINATCLGGEVIAGVKSCAGLKIGDMVSFSIEAKLHSCPKEKSRTFMVKPMGFKDTLQVTVDFACECNCQQSSVPASPSCHHGNGTLECGVCLCDPGRLGSRCECAEGEYKPTQQDRCSPDPAAPVCSGRGDCVCSQCACRSSNFGKVWGPYCECDDFSCLRSKGQICSGNGECNCGTCHCSPGWSGESCDCSTRTDACMGSGGMLCSGRGHCVCGVCECTQLGAYGSTCEKCPTCPDACTIKKECVECKHYKRGDLYEKNCNHVCRDEIVLVDELVFHEKNSVNCSYKDEDDCVQNFQYYEDASGKSFLYLVKEPDCPKGPDALVVSLSVTGAILLLGLAALLVWKLLVSIHDRHEFAKFQEEKARAKWEAANNPLYKGATSTFQNVAYRGS, encoded by the exons ATGAGGATATTAGAGGACGTACCCTTGAGCGACAAGGCAGGGGGTTCAGATGATATCACTCAGATCCAACCACAAAAAATCCACCTGACCCTCAGGCCAG ACGATTCAAAGAAATTCACAGTCACTGTGAAGCAAGCAGCTGATTACCCAGTGGACCTGTACTACCTGATGGATATGACCAATACAATGAAGGACGACCTGCAGAAGCTTTATACACTGGGCAATGGTCTGGCCAGTGCTTTACGGGGTGTCACCAGTAATCTGCGCATGGGATTTGGAGCTTTTGTAGACAAACCGCTCTCACCTTACATGTACATTTACCCTGAAGAAGTCATCCAGAATCCTTGTTATAA GTTTCCTGAACCCTGCCCACCGCAGTTCGGCTATCGTAACGTACTGTCTCTGACGGAGCAGGTAGAGCGCTTCACAGAGGAAGTGAAGAAGCAGAAAGTGTCCAGAAACAGAGATGCCCCTGAGGGTGGATTTGATGCTATCATGCAAGCAGTAGTATGCAAG GACAAAATTGGATGGAGGCCTGATGCATCTCATTTGCTGATCTTCACAAGTGATGACCGAAGTCACTTGGCTTTGGATGCCAGGCTGGCTGGAATCGTCCAGCCCCATGATGGAGAGTGCCATATCAACCACAACAATGAATATGACAAGTCCACTATACTG gACTATCCTTCACTTGGTATGATCACGGACAAATTATCTGAGAATAACATCAACCTCATCTTTGCTGTAACCAGTTCTATGGTGCAACTATATCGC AACTACAGTGAACTGATTCCTGGCTCTGCGGTCGGAACGCTCTCTAGAGACTCTGGAAACGTTGTGCAGCTCATTCTGGATGCATATGCG AAGATCAGGTCTAAGGTTGAGCTGGAGCTGCTGGGTGTGCCGGATGAGTTATCTCTGTTCATCAACGCAACATGCCTGGGTGGAGAGGTCATTGCTGGCGTCAAGTCTTGCGCTGGACTCAAAATTGGAGATATG GTTTCATTTAGCATTGAGGCAAAACTTCACAGCTGCCCCAAAGAGAAGAGCCGGACCTTCATGGTGAAGCCAATGGGCTTTAAAGACACCCTCCAGGTGACTGTGGACTTTGCTTGTGAATGTAACTGTCAGCAGTCCTCCGTGCCCGCCAGCCCATCCTGTCACCATGGGAACGGTACCCTGGAGTGTGGCGTGTGCCTGTGCGACCCGGGCCGACTGGGCTCTCGCTGTGAGTGCGCCGAGGGTGAATATAAACCCACCCAACAAGACAGATGCAGCCCTGACCCAGCAGCGCCAGTTTGTAGTGGGCGCGGAGACTGTGTGTGCAGCCAGTGTGCCTGTCGCTCCAGTAATTTTGGGAAGGTTTGGGGCCCGTACTGTGAATGTGATGACTTCAGCTGCCTCCGTTCCAAAGGACAAATATGTTCAG GTAATGGCGAGTGCAACTGTGGCACCTGTCACTGTAGCCCTGGATGGTCCGGCGAGAGCTGTGACTGTTCGACCCGCACAGACGCCTGCATGGGGAGCGGAGGAATGCTGTGTAGTGGCCGTGGCCACTGTGTGTGTGGCGTCTGTGAGTGCACACAGCTAGGAGCCTATGGATCAACCTGTGAGAAGTGTCCCACCTGCCCAGACGCCTGCACAATCAaaaa GGAGTGTGTGGAGTGTAAACATTATAAGAGAGGGGATCTGTATGAGAAGAACTGCAATCACGTCTGCAGAGATGAGATTGTGCTGGTGGATGAGCTGG TCTTTCATGAGAAGAACTCGGTGAACTGCAGCTACAAGGATGAGGACGACTGCGTTCAGAACTTCCAGTATTATGAGGATGCCAGTGGAAAATCCTTCCTCTATCTTGTTAAAGAACCAG ATTGCCCTAAGGGTCCTGATGCCTTGGTGGTCTCTCTTTCGGTCACCGGTGCAATCCTGCTGCTGGGACTGGCTGCCCTCTTGGTGTGGAAGCTTCTGGTCAGCATTCATGACCGTCATGAATTTGCCAAGTTTCAGGAGGAAAAAGCCAGGGCTAAGTGGGAAGCG